One Abyssisolibacter fermentans DNA window includes the following coding sequences:
- a CDS encoding MATE family efflux transporter, with protein sequence MKVSLKWTTVFATIVTVIFMIFAEGIITLFSKDPEVIDIGAKTIRAISLLFPLFGFQQVYATLFQALGKGKEVLVLSLSRQGIFLIPSVMILPKLFGLNGVIFSQTVADFCTIIVTGILAIRLNGKLKEEENRYKLNGN encoded by the coding sequence ATAAAAGTATCTCTTAAATGGACTACCGTTTTTGCTACAATTGTTACAGTGATATTTATGATTTTTGCAGAAGGAATAATTACATTATTCAGTAAGGACCCTGAAGTAATTGATATTGGAGCAAAAACCATCAGAGCTATAAGTTTGTTATTCCCATTATTTGGTTTCCAGCAAGTCTATGCTACACTATTTCAAGCCCTTGGAAAAGGAAAAGAGGTCCTCGTGTTATCACTTTCAAGGCAGGGAATATTCCTTATACCATCTGTGATGATATTGCCTAAGCTATTTGGATTAAATGGAGTGATTTTTAGCCAAACTGTTGCAGACTTTTGTACAATAATAGTAACTGGAATACTTGCTATTAGATTAAATGGAAAATTAAAAGAAGAGGAAAATAGATATAAGCTAAACGGAAATTAG
- a CDS encoding TetR/AcrR family transcriptional regulator — protein sequence MKLNRDQQNKISRERILTASLKEFGEKDYSSASINNICKNHNISKGLLFHYYKNKDEIFLLCVEKLFIDLSGYLKENFQFSHSNMEENLRAYVKKRFEFFKKFPYYKQIFYTATFNPPKHLIYEINTLRKPMNEINKYFWREIISDLNMKPNIIKEDVIEVIIGLGNYLHKKIQYDNLQHAVEKFSMVEKYTKEYVDLLNMIFYGIVE from the coding sequence ATGAAATTAAATAGAGATCAACAAAATAAAATAAGTAGAGAAAGAATTTTAACAGCAAGTTTAAAGGAGTTTGGAGAAAAAGATTATTCGTCAGCATCTATCAATAATATTTGTAAGAATCATAACATTTCAAAGGGTTTATTATTTCACTATTACAAAAATAAGGATGAAATTTTTCTTCTTTGTGTAGAAAAGCTTTTTATTGATTTAAGTGGCTATTTAAAAGAAAACTTTCAATTTAGTCATTCAAATATGGAAGAAAATTTAAGGGCTTATGTTAAAAAAAGATTTGAATTTTTTAAGAAATTCCCTTATTATAAGCAGATATTTTATACAGCTACATTTAATCCACCAAAACATTTGATATACGAGATTAATACATTAAGAAAACCAATGAATGAAATAAATAAATATTTTTGGCGTGAAATTATAAGTGATCTAAATATGAAACCTAATATTATTAAAGAAGATGTTATAGAAGTAATCATAGGGTTAGGAAATTATTTACACAAGAAAATTCAATATGATAATTTACAACATGCTGTAGAAAAATTTAGTATGGTCGAGAAATATACAAAAGAATATGTAGATTTGCTCAACATGATTTTTTATGGGATTGTTGAATAA
- a CDS encoding cation:proton antiporter has protein sequence MTKEILLLFVFIAIAIMVGKLVAKVKMPAILGWLLTGMLIGPYAFGWLSNSIMDSTWFHIISSICEIVAGLFIGTELIWKDLKKSGKQILTICFTEAFGAFLIVTLAFGCIFAVMDIPIYLAFIFGAIALATAPAPSLSIINEYKTKGPVTSTLMPLAILDDVIALIVFFMIIGTISNILAGGGLPLYYAPLMIVLSIIVGIVMGFLASFVLRKEVDKKSTILLVLACVMITTGIGMYINEYLLPEPMMNLMLIGVVFSATFANMIPRKRLDKIREHINTVVILSMIILIINLGAPLDFHLILGAGLFTVIYIISRAIGKLGGAYIGAVISRAPVTVKKYLGFTLLPHSGVSLIFTGIAVNMLIQPAPEYAEIVQGTIAAAAVINEVIAVILAKQGFKRAGELDNGKNIELNTKSIIKAS, from the coding sequence ATGACAAAAGAAATATTATTATTGTTTGTTTTTATTGCCATTGCAATAATGGTAGGTAAATTAGTTGCAAAAGTTAAGATGCCAGCAATTTTAGGATGGCTTTTGACAGGAATGTTAATAGGGCCATATGCATTTGGATGGTTAAGTAACAGTATAATGGATAGTACATGGTTTCATATTATCAGTAGTATTTGTGAAATAGTAGCAGGACTGTTTATTGGTACTGAATTAATCTGGAAAGATTTAAAAAAATCAGGGAAGCAAATTTTAACTATATGCTTTACTGAAGCATTTGGTGCTTTTTTGATTGTAACATTGGCTTTTGGATGTATATTTGCGGTTATGGATATTCCGATTTATTTAGCGTTTATTTTTGGTGCAATTGCATTAGCAACAGCACCAGCACCTTCGTTATCGATTATTAATGAGTATAAGACAAAAGGACCAGTGACGAGCACGCTTATGCCGTTAGCTATCTTAGATGATGTAATTGCATTAATTGTTTTCTTTATGATAATAGGAACCATATCAAATATTTTAGCTGGTGGCGGTCTTCCGCTTTATTATGCACCACTTATGATTGTTTTATCGATTATAGTAGGTATCGTAATGGGATTCTTAGCTTCATTTGTACTTAGAAAAGAAGTTGATAAAAAAAGTACTATTTTATTAGTATTAGCATGTGTGATGATAACAACTGGAATCGGTATGTACATTAATGAGTATCTTTTGCCAGAACCAATGATGAATTTAATGTTAATAGGTGTAGTTTTTTCAGCTACTTTTGCAAATATGATACCAAGAAAAAGATTAGATAAAATAAGGGAACATATAAATACAGTGGTAATATTATCGATGATTATTCTTATTATTAACTTAGGTGCACCATTAGATTTTCATTTAATTCTAGGGGCAGGACTATTTACAGTAATCTATATAATATCTCGTGCAATTGGTAAATTAGGGGGAGCTTATATTGGAGCTGTGATTTCTAGAGCACCTGTAACTGTTAAAAAATATTTAGGGTTTACGTTACTACCACACTCAGGTGTTTCTTTAATTTTCACTGGGATTGCAGTTAATATGCTTATACAACCTGCACCAGAGTATGCTGAAATTGTACAAGGAACGATTGCGGCAGCTGCTGTTATCAATGAAGTGATAGCAGTGATATTAGCAAAACAAGGATTCAAACGTGCTGGGGAATTAGATAATGGAAAGAATATTGAACTGAATACTAAGAGTATTATAAAAGCTTCATAA
- a CDS encoding DNA-3-methyladenine glycosylase 2 — translation MKFIDCNEYIKIEYESEFNFDHCMVYLDRSDIECMHRVKDNELYKLIKVDNILILFKVIAENNAIKISFLNTIPTMLIKEKIARYVWSMFDLDTDIQQFYDKVKEDKILKILINRYRGLRIIKINDLFEGLCWAIIGQQINLKFAYTLKKRLVEKYGEKLTFEGINYFIFPTPDIISQIKVEDLRKLQFTKRKSEYLIGVAKLFDDGTINKQKLLLQNDYKKIHNVLTSIRGIGNWTADYTILKCLNINCAFPIADAGIHNALKIILNTSEKPTLDEIRIMSENWQGWEAYATFYIWRYLYD, via the coding sequence ATGAAATTTATAGATTGCAATGAATATATAAAAATAGAATATGAATCTGAATTCAATTTTGACCATTGTATGGTATATCTTGATAGATCAGATATCGAATGTATGCATAGAGTCAAAGATAATGAACTTTATAAATTAATTAAAGTTGATAATATATTAATACTATTTAAAGTTATAGCTGAAAATAACGCAATTAAAATTTCATTTCTAAATACTATTCCAACTATGTTAATAAAAGAAAAAATAGCGAGATATGTTTGGAGTATGTTTGATTTAGATACTGATATTCAACAATTCTATGATAAAGTTAAAGAAGATAAAATTTTAAAAATACTTATTAACAGATATAGAGGTTTACGAATAATAAAAATTAATGACTTATTTGAAGGATTATGTTGGGCTATTATAGGGCAGCAAATAAACTTGAAATTTGCTTACACATTAAAGAAAAGACTTGTTGAAAAATATGGCGAAAAGCTTACCTTTGAAGGTATTAACTATTTTATATTTCCTACACCAGACATAATATCTCAAATAAAAGTCGAAGATCTAAGAAAATTGCAATTTACAAAAAGAAAGTCTGAATATTTAATTGGAGTTGCCAAATTGTTTGATGATGGAACTATAAACAAGCAAAAACTGTTACTCCAAAATGACTATAAAAAAATACACAATGTTTTAACTTCAATAAGAGGAATAGGTAATTGGACAGCTGATTATACAATTCTTAAGTGTCTTAATATTAATTGTGCTTTTCCAATAGCAGATGCAGGTATTCACAATGCTTTGAAGATTATTTTAAATACATCTGAAAAACCAACATTAGATGAAATACGTATTATGTCAGAAAATTGGCAAGGATGGGAAGCTTACGCTACATTTTACATTTGGAGGTATCTTTATGATTGA
- a CDS encoding methylated-DNA--[protein]-cysteine S-methyltransferase, translating to MIEKFYGYYRSVIGLIEIICTENEVISVIFVDSPNYETKENKIVKEVINQLDEYFNGKRKIFNLPLKVDGTKFQNETWYELLKIPYGTTITYKDMAIALGNPKASRAVGNANGKNKIWIIIPCHRVIGAKGKLTGYAGGIERKKWLIEHEIKNK from the coding sequence ATGATTGAAAAATTCTATGGGTATTATCGTTCGGTAATTGGCTTAATTGAAATAATATGCACAGAAAATGAAGTAATATCTGTTATATTTGTTGATAGCCCAAATTATGAAACAAAAGAAAATAAAATAGTAAAGGAAGTGATTAATCAGCTAGACGAATATTTTAATGGGAAAAGAAAAATATTTAATTTACCTCTTAAAGTTGATGGTACTAAATTTCAAAATGAAACATGGTATGAATTATTGAAAATTCCATATGGAACAACGATAACATATAAAGATATGGCAATAGCTTTAGGTAATCCTAAAGCATCAAGAGCAGTAGGAAATGCCAATGGTAAAAATAAAATATGGATAATAATACCTTGTCATAGAGTTATAGGTGCAAAAGGAAAACTTACAGGGTATGCAGGTGGAATTGAGAGGAAGAAATGGTTAATTGAACATGAAATAAAAAACAAATAG
- the hpt gene encoding hypoxanthine phosphoribosyltransferase — protein sequence MLNDVKEVLFSEEDIAAKVTELGAQISKDFAGKELVVIGVLKGANVFVADLIRKMTIPIELDFMAMSSYGSSTESSGVVKILKDLDKGIEGKNVLIVEDIIDTGLTLSYLTDNLKSRGAEQIKICTLLDKPGRRKAHIDVKYKGFDIPDEFVVGYGIDFAEKYRNLPFVGILKEETYQ from the coding sequence ATGTTAAATGATGTTAAAGAAGTACTTTTTTCCGAAGAAGATATAGCAGCTAAAGTAACAGAACTTGGCGCTCAGATTTCTAAGGATTTTGCTGGTAAGGAATTAGTTGTTATAGGTGTATTAAAAGGAGCCAATGTTTTTGTTGCTGATTTAATTAGAAAAATGACTATTCCAATAGAGTTAGATTTCATGGCAATGTCAAGTTATGGATCTTCTACAGAAAGTTCAGGTGTTGTAAAAATTCTAAAAGATTTAGATAAAGGTATTGAAGGCAAGAACGTATTAATAGTCGAGGATATTATTGATACGGGCTTGACGTTAAGTTATTTAACTGACAATTTAAAATCGAGAGGTGCAGAGCAAATCAAGATATGTACTCTATTAGATAAACCAGGAAGAAGAAAAGCACATATCGATGTTAAATATAAGGGCTTTGATATACCAGATGAATTTGTAGTAGGATATGGTATTGATTTTGCTGAGAAGTATAGAAATTTACCTTTTGTAGGTATCTTAAAAGAGGAAACTTATCAATAA
- a CDS encoding undecaprenyl-diphosphate phosphatase, whose product MEFIEILKAIILGIVEGITEWLPISSTGHMILVDEFMKLNVSDAFKEMFFVVIQLGAIMAVVVLYFEKLFPFSIKQKHIKEDIMTLWLKIIVACIPAAIIGLLFDDKIDELFYNYQTVSVTLIVYGILFILIENFNKNKTAKIDSLQEISYKTALFIGIFQLLALIPGTSRSGATILGAILIGTSRTVAAEFTFFLAIPVMFGASLLKILKFGLVFSISEAVILLTGMIVAFVVSVLAIKFLISYIKKNDFKVFGWYRIVLGLIVIMYFVLV is encoded by the coding sequence ATGGAATTTATAGAGATTTTAAAAGCGATTATTTTAGGAATCGTTGAGGGAATTACGGAATGGTTGCCAATCAGTAGTACAGGACATATGATTCTTGTAGATGAATTTATGAAGTTGAATGTTAGTGATGCATTTAAGGAAATGTTTTTTGTAGTTATTCAGCTGGGAGCAATTATGGCGGTAGTTGTTTTGTATTTTGAAAAGCTTTTTCCTTTTTCAATTAAGCAAAAGCATATAAAAGAAGATATCATGACATTGTGGCTTAAAATCATTGTAGCATGTATCCCAGCGGCAATAATTGGTTTGCTATTTGATGACAAAATTGATGAACTATTCTATAACTATCAAACTGTTTCAGTAACACTGATTGTGTATGGTATTTTATTCATTTTGATTGAAAATTTTAATAAAAACAAAACAGCTAAAATTGATAGTTTACAAGAGATTAGTTATAAAACAGCTTTATTCATTGGTATATTTCAATTGTTAGCGCTTATACCTGGTACATCTCGTTCAGGGGCAACAATACTTGGTGCAATACTAATAGGAACATCAAGAACTGTTGCAGCTGAATTCACCTTTTTTTTAGCTATTCCAGTTATGTTTGGAGCAAGCCTATTAAAAATTTTGAAATTTGGGTTAGTTTTTTCAATCAGTGAAGCAGTAATTTTACTTACGGGAATGATAGTTGCATTTGTTGTATCAGTATTGGCTATTAAGTTCTTAATAAGTTACATAAAGAAAAATGATTTTAAAGTTTTTGGGTGGTATCGCATTGTGTTGGGATTAATAGTAATTATGTATTTTGTATTAGTATAA
- a CDS encoding YiiX/YebB-like N1pC/P60 family cysteine hydrolase, with the protein MKKRNFRNLLSLLLAFTMIFGTSTMTLASNTNNKSSNTASKSVYSELQTSYNDIINYSTSNNIPLNMSLEEFIDGYDTTQYSSVKDYTDAYYNLLQPNNNNIRSSSSIGDSLWQYNTGTSLPQKANYDKYDLLNVCQKGDIIYESKGGFGITGHTAIVEGIFYDSTQNQYYIRIIEAITDGVVRSVLDDDRVDVKDVTIYRVKDASSLDKTNALSFCKEQLGKSYCLDFQKDTSEYEEDWYCSELVWAAYKNQDIDIETSGWLNEPGITPRDITRSSEVENISFAK; encoded by the coding sequence ATGAAAAAAAGGAATTTTAGAAATCTTTTATCATTACTTCTTGCATTTACTATGATTTTTGGCACAAGTACAATGACACTCGCAAGCAATACAAACAACAAATCGTCTAACACAGCAAGTAAATCTGTATATTCAGAATTACAAACATCCTACAATGATATTATTAATTACTCAACTTCTAATAATATTCCGTTAAATATGTCCTTAGAAGAATTTATTGACGGATATGATACTACGCAATATAGCAGCGTAAAGGATTATACTGATGCTTATTACAATCTACTGCAGCCTAATAATAATAACATCAGAAGCAGTTCTTCTATTGGCGATAGTTTATGGCAATATAATACTGGAACTTCTTTGCCTCAAAAGGCGAACTATGACAAATATGATTTATTAAATGTTTGCCAAAAGGGCGACATCATTTATGAATCTAAGGGCGGTTTTGGTATAACTGGTCATACTGCCATTGTTGAGGGTATTTTCTATGATAGTACACAAAACCAATACTACATTAGAATTATAGAAGCAATTACTGATGGTGTAGTAAGAAGTGTACTAGATGATGATAGGGTTGATGTAAAAGATGTTACTATTTACAGAGTAAAAGATGCAAGTTCCTTAGACAAAACTAATGCGCTTTCATTCTGTAAAGAACAACTCGGCAAATCTTATTGTTTGGATTTTCAAAAAGACACAAGTGAATATGAAGAAGATTGGTATTGTTCAGAGTTGGTATGGGCAGCATATAAAAATCAAGATATTGATATTGAAACATCTGGATGGCTTAATGAACCAGGCATAACTCCTAGAGATATCACAAGAAGCTCTGAGGTAGAAAATATCAGTTTCGCTAAATAA
- a CDS encoding ArsR/SmtB family transcription factor, with protein sequence MNQLTSFFKIMSDKTRLRIVTLLAQQELCVCEICGVLELSQPKVSKHLAKLRDKGFVSDERKEQFIFYSLKIKDDVLSNLIMNIVNNIENYPQLSEDSERLVDKEIYSNQCNIYRKKFD encoded by the coding sequence ATGAACCAACTTACAAGCTTTTTCAAAATAATGTCAGATAAAACTAGGCTTAGAATAGTTACACTACTAGCACAGCAAGAGTTATGTGTATGTGAAATTTGTGGTGTTTTAGAACTTTCACAACCTAAAGTATCAAAACATTTGGCAAAACTTCGAGATAAGGGATTTGTTAGTGATGAAAGGAAGGAGCAATTTATTTTTTATTCGTTAAAAATTAAAGATGATGTCCTTTCAAATTTGATTATGAATATTGTAAATAATATCGAAAACTATCCACAGTTAAGCGAGGATAGTGAAAGATTGGTTGATAAAGAAATATATTCAAATCAATGTAATATATATAGAAAAAAATTTGATTAA
- a CDS encoding permease, giving the protein MFSWLDYLVKLFVENILNISMETHLGSSVHFFFYDTIKIIILLGIMIFSISYIRSYFPPERTKKILERFSGVKGNIMASLLGIVTPFCSCSSVPLFIGFVEAGIPLGVTFSFLITSPIVNEAAFAILLASFGWKIALVYVITGVMVGVVGGIFIGSLKMENQVEEYVYKIKLGEVDIEKISHKERIHFAIDNVKDIIKRVWIFLLIGIGIGAFIHGLDENGDVVKLLAQYAGKDNPIGVLIGVVFGIPLYSNALGTIPIAEALITKGVGIGTALAFMMATTALSLPEMILLKKVIKPKLIGVFVGITGIAIILVGYLFNGIAHLLI; this is encoded by the coding sequence ATGTTTAGTTGGTTAGATTATTTAGTAAAATTATTCGTTGAAAATATATTAAATATATCTATGGAAACACATTTAGGTTCAAGTGTACATTTTTTCTTTTATGACACGATAAAAATCATTATTCTCTTAGGTATTATGATTTTTTCAATATCATATATCAGAAGTTATTTTCCACCAGAGAGGACAAAAAAAATTCTGGAGAGATTTAGTGGTGTAAAAGGAAATATAATGGCATCATTACTTGGTATAGTTACACCATTTTGTTCTTGTTCATCTGTACCTTTATTTATTGGCTTTGTTGAAGCTGGTATACCATTAGGTGTTACATTTTCATTTTTAATAACTTCACCTATTGTAAATGAAGCCGCATTTGCTATACTACTTGCCTCATTTGGTTGGAAAATTGCGTTAGTATATGTGATTACAGGTGTGATGGTTGGTGTTGTTGGAGGTATATTTATTGGCTCATTGAAAATGGAAAATCAAGTAGAAGAATATGTCTATAAAATTAAATTAGGAGAGGTAGACATTGAAAAAATAAGCCATAAAGAAAGAATACATTTTGCTATTGATAATGTTAAAGATATTATCAAAAGAGTGTGGATATTCTTGCTTATTGGTATAGGTATAGGCGCATTTATACATGGCTTAGATGAGAATGGTGATGTTGTAAAACTATTAGCGCAATATGCGGGAAAAGACAATCCTATAGGTGTATTAATAGGTGTTGTTTTTGGAATACCTCTTTATTCAAATGCATTAGGAACTATACCAATTGCAGAAGCGTTAATTACAAAAGGTGTAGGTATAGGAACAGCACTTGCATTTATGATGGCTACAACAGCGTTATCATTACCTGAGATGATTTTACTAAAAAAAGTTATTAAGCCTAAATTAATCGGAGTTTTTGTTGGTATAACTGGTATTGCTATCATATTGGTTGGGTATTTATTTAATGGCATTGCACATTTGTTAATTTAG
- a CDS encoding 4Fe-4S dicluster domain-containing protein, producing the protein MSKTWYPVIDYEKCIVCKACYNKCNNGVYKLDKEGRPIVENPNGCVHGCHGCGNLCPVGAILYVGDIQGKNSTNCGCSCDC; encoded by the coding sequence ATGTCAAAAACATGGTACCCAGTAATTGACTATGAGAAATGTATTGTATGTAAAGCTTGTTATAATAAATGCAACAACGGCGTATATAAACTAGATAAAGAAGGACGTCCAATAGTGGAAAATCCTAATGGTTGTGTTCATGGATGTCATGGATGTGGTAATTTATGTCCAGTGGGAGCAATATTGTATGTAGGAGATATACAAGGGAAAAATTCTACTAATTGTGGTTGTAGTTGTGATTGTTAA
- a CDS encoding ArsR/SmtB family transcription factor, translating to MDELNKFFKMLSDQNRLRIMIVLYYQELFVCEICGILELSQPKVSKHLTKLRDMGFVKDCRKEQFVSYRLNLQDPVLSSIIEKIAQNIENYPQLKKDVEKIKLKNMYLNSCKCENSTNENLGKN from the coding sequence ATGGATGAATTAAATAAATTTTTCAAAATGCTTTCTGATCAAAATCGATTAAGAATAATGATAGTTCTTTATTATCAGGAGCTTTTTGTATGTGAAATATGTGGAATACTTGAATTGTCTCAACCTAAAGTATCAAAACATTTGACAAAACTTCGGGATATGGGATTTGTAAAGGATTGTAGAAAAGAACAGTTTGTTTCTTACAGATTAAATCTACAAGATCCAGTTTTAAGTAGCATTATAGAAAAGATTGCACAAAATATAGAAAACTATCCGCAATTAAAAAAAGATGTTGAAAAAATCAAACTAAAAAATATGTATTTAAATAGTTGCAAATGCGAAAATTCTACAAACGAAAATTTAGGTAAAAACTAA
- a CDS encoding permease, with product MNILLSGWQALVDYLTIARVISLIIAFFLSGAISTFMSKGAVMKYFGPNAKKYISYAIASVSGAILAVCSCSVLPMFASIRKKGAGIGPAVTFLFAGPAINVLAIIFTFKLIGTEIGFARVTSAIVLSIIIGLVMSILYQKGEEIDPNENMFNIQEENERTWWQNLIFFIILLAILISGVKHPILTIVFFVTLVVVLFLYFKKQELLNWCSETWILAKKIVPLFIVGVFIAGVLTAIIPETFMVKFVGNNTIGSNLIAGVFGAFMYFATLTEVPIVNSFMELGMNKGPVLALLLAGPSLSLPNMIVISKVMGIKKTLTYICLVVLLSGVVGLIMGNLVFY from the coding sequence TTGAATATTCTATTATCAGGATGGCAAGCATTAGTTGATTATTTAACTATAGCTAGGGTTATTTCTCTTATTATAGCATTTTTCCTATCAGGAGCGATTTCTACTTTTATGTCCAAAGGTGCTGTAATGAAATATTTTGGTCCTAATGCTAAAAAATATATTTCATATGCTATTGCATCAGTTTCAGGAGCTATTCTTGCTGTGTGTTCCTGTTCTGTATTACCTATGTTTGCGAGTATAAGAAAAAAAGGTGCTGGAATAGGACCAGCAGTTACATTCTTATTTGCCGGACCAGCAATTAATGTTTTAGCGATTATTTTTACATTCAAACTTATCGGTACAGAAATTGGATTTGCTAGAGTTACATCAGCTATTGTGTTATCTATTATCATTGGCTTAGTAATGTCTATTTTGTATCAAAAGGGTGAAGAGATTGACCCAAATGAAAATATGTTTAATATACAAGAAGAAAATGAAAGAACTTGGTGGCAAAATTTAATTTTTTTCATTATATTACTTGCAATACTTATTTCAGGTGTAAAGCATCCAATTCTTACAATTGTTTTCTTTGTTACACTAGTTGTTGTACTATTTTTATACTTTAAAAAACAAGAACTTCTCAATTGGTGCAGTGAGACATGGATTTTAGCAAAAAAAATAGTACCACTATTTATTGTAGGAGTATTTATAGCAGGTGTGTTAACTGCAATTATACCTGAAACATTTATGGTTAAGTTTGTCGGTAACAATACAATTGGTTCTAACTTAATTGCGGGAGTATTTGGTGCATTTATGTATTTTGCAACGTTAACTGAAGTACCAATTGTAAATAGTTTTATGGAACTTGGGATGAATAAAGGTCCTGTTCTTGCTTTATTATTAGCAGGTCCTTCACTTAGTTTACCAAATATGATTGTTATTTCAAAAGTAATGGGAATAAAAAAGACATTAACCTATATATGTCTTGTAGTTTTATTATCTGGCGTAGTAGGTTTGATAATGGGAAATTTAGTATTTTATTAA
- a CDS encoding thioredoxin family protein, with protein MIIKILGSGCAKCKKLEANAKEAVKEMGLDATIEKVQDIKDIMSYGVMSTPALVVDEQVKMMGKLLSKDEIKKYL; from the coding sequence ATGATAATTAAAATTTTAGGTTCAGGATGTGCAAAATGTAAAAAGTTAGAGGCTAATGCTAAAGAAGCAGTAAAAGAAATGGGACTTGATGCAACTATTGAAAAAGTACAGGATATCAAAGATATAATGAGTTATGGAGTAATGAGTACACCAGCATTGGTGGTTGATGAGCAGGTAAAAATGATGGGTAAACTTCTTTCAAAAGATGAAATAAAAAAATATTTATAA